The genomic stretch tcgtcctcctcggcGCCGTCCTGCCCGCTCCCGCCGCCGCGTCTTCTGGCAAGGCTCTTGGCGGCTGGACGCCGATCAAGGACGTCAACGACCCCCACGTTCAAGAGATCGCCCAGTTCGCCGTCTCCGAGCACAACAAGCAGGCGAACTCCGCCCTCGCCCTTGGCAAGGTGGCGAAGGGCGAGACCCAGGTGGTGTCGGGGACGAACTACCGCCTCGTGCTGAGCGCGAGCGACGGGAGCGGCGCGTCGGCGAAGTATGAGGCTTTGGTGTGGGAGAAGCCGTGGGAGAAGTTCCGGCAGCTCACCTCCTTCAAGAAGCTGGTCAACAGCTAAAGAATAAGCGCACCTACGAGTCGCCGTACTTGTGTCGTCGATCTTCTCCGATCAATAAAGCCAATAAGATCTCGATCACTACGTCTCATGTTCTATTGCTCCTGTGATGTTGAATAGTGTGTGAGGGAGTAATATATCGTAAGAAATGTCTTCTGGTTCTCTTCTTCTCGTTGGATCTGTTTGAGATGGCTCTTCGTCTTGTGCTCCGCCATTAACTGCGATCCATAATGCCCAGATGATGCTTGTGTTAATGCCTGATCGAAGTTCAATTGCCGATGAAGTCGAGCAGTATGTAATCGAAATATCTGAGTTGGCCTCGAACTGCTTGTGGCTGTGGTCCTGAGGGAGACGCATCTTCCAGTCCGGAGATTGTTGCGTTTGCTGTAGATGTGGGCTCACAGGTTTGACTGGTTGTTGCCCGTCGCTGTTGCGTCTTCCACAATCTGCAGATGGTGGTTGCATTTATGCCCGCATGTTTCTTCTACTGCCACATTGAGTTAACCTGATAATTTTAATCCGCTCCGCGGTGCGTGGCATCAATCCGGTTGGATCGAACCCGGTTTGATGAAATTTGATTGAAAATAAGGCGAGATCCGAACATAATTATTGAGATTTGTTGGGCTTTGGCCTATTTCGGTGCAGGCCGGCCTCAACCCATCGCCACGTAGCAGCCAAATTGCTATCTCTCATATCGACCGATGAGACGCTGAAACACCAGAACAGAACGCCCACGCGGCATCTGTTTCCAGCTGTACTCGGCGGCCGCGGACTGCACACTGTGAAGCGCGCGCAGGCGGGCAGGATAAAATGGACGCTGTTCGGCATCCGGGATCCTAACCGTCCCCTCCGGTCGCCCCGCGTCGCTCATCCGTCCAACCACAAACGCACCGTCTTCACCCCCACCCCCAACACCTCCTTTTTGGCTACGCTACAAAGGAGAGAGAACGCGACAACGCTCGCCAACCGATCGATCGAAGCGGCCGTCCGCTCCGTTGATCTTCGACTTGGAGCAGTACGCGTTCTTTGCGATTCGGATTCGTTTCCCTTTTTCGAGGTCCATCGAGTTGCGTAGGATTCGTCGTCCATCGCCATGGTCTCGCTCGCCGATCCCTCCCGGAGtccctccgcctccgccgccagGATCCAGAGGTCGCTGGGCCGGTCCATGCGCACCATTCGCTCCAACTTGTACCGGGATGACCCGCCCCCCGACACTCCACTGGCGGCGCGCTCCGCTGCTGTCTCGGAGAATTTGACGGACTCCGTCGTCGACTTCCAGCTCCGGGAGCTCGCCGTCGGGCCACTCTTGCCCTCCGATTCCAAGTCCGCCGCCTCTTCCGCCAACTCGATGGCCGAGCTTCTCGAGCTCTCGCGAGATTTCTCCGACTGCTCCAGCATCAGCTACGATATCTCCGGCGAGCTCCAACGGCTGGCGTCCATCCCCCCGACGAAGGCGCCGCTAAGCCCCGCGGTGCCCGGACCGGGCGACCTCGAGGCCCTCGGACTAGGGTTTGGCTCGTTATCATCGTCGTCCGAGGCACTCGAAAGCGCTTCGCTCGAGAGCGTGAAACCGGCTGTGAGGGCGTGCGTGGAGGGCATGGGGTCCCCATCGCCGGAGACTCAACTCGCGGCGGCGGCGGGGATACGGCTCTTGGCGAAGCACCGGTCGGACTTCAGAGCGCTTATCGGGGCGTCGGGGGCGATCCCTGCGCTGGTGCCGCTGCTAAAGAGCAACGACCCGGCGACCCAGGAAAGCGCGGTGACCGCGATACTTAACATTTCGCTGGAGGAAGCCAACAAGAGGTCCATCACGGCGGCGGGAGCGATCAAGCCGTTGGTGTACGCGCTGCGGACGGGGACGGCGGTAACCAAGCAGAACGCGGCGTGCGCATTGCTCAGCCTGTCGACGATCGAGGAGAACCGGGCGACGATCGGGGCGTGCGGGGCGATCCCGCAGCTGGTGGCGCTGCTTATGGACGGCACGACCCGGGGGAAGAAGGACGCGCTGACGACGCTGTACAAGCTGTGCTCAACTCCGCGGAACAAGGAGCGGGCGGTGAGCGCGGGGGCGGTGCCGCTGCTGGTGGAGCTGGTGGGGGAGCGCTGCGGAGGCACAGCAGAAAAGGCGCTGGTGGTGCTCGGGACTCTGGCAGCGATACCGGAGGGAAGGGAGGCGATGGTGGAGGCCGGAGCGATCCCAGTACTCGTGGAGGCGATGGAGGCGGGACCGACGAGGGGGAAGGAGTTCGCCGTGCAGGCGCTGCTCCAGCTCTGCGCCGACAGCACCCGCAACCGAGGGCTCCTCATCCGCGAAGGCGCCATCCCGCCGCTAGTGGCGCTCTCATACTCCGGCTCCTCTCGGTCCAAGCACAAGGTAAGGAATCACCGGGCCTTCTTCTCCTCGAGTGCGCTCTTAGGAGATACTTCCTTTCCTAAAGCCATTTCTCCTCTGCAGGCGGAGATCCTCCTCGGGTACTTGCGGGAGCAGCAGCGGTAGGAAGGTGGGACTACGCCGGCCACGGCCAGGTAATGTTTATTTGGTAGTGACAGCGAATATTACCAAGTTACCCTTTGTGTATGTGCATATGTATTCTTCTCTACCTTAAATAACTATatagatatatttatttattgtaaTGTGCGAGTGTGAAGATGTATTTATTAGCGTGTTTAGTAAGTTAGATATGGCCCATGTAATTGAATGGACGAGCACTAAAATCTCAATCATTACATTCCAATTGCCACCATTACGAATTCCACTACAATTAAGAACAGAACGTGGGCACTAAGACATCAATCTGAGTCATCATCATCACAAGCACGATACAAAAACTCAATCACATCCAAACAATCACACTAACAACAGGGTATCTGATGGCGATGGCATTAAAATGATGATGGTACAATTGGGCCGGTCCTGTGCTTCAAATCACGTAAGCAGAAATAGCTGTGACCAATGTCTTAGTTAAACAAAAATTATCCTACAATTGtctcgagatatatatatatatatatattgttaacaagagatattttaaaattaaaaagtaTTTTTGTGACACT from Musa acuminata AAA Group cultivar baxijiao chromosome BXJ1-3, Cavendish_Baxijiao_AAA, whole genome shotgun sequence encodes the following:
- the LOC103979878 gene encoding cysteine proteinase inhibitor 1, giving the protein MPRRFDAIALHARPISILRSFTSRLEQSAELRRAPALTMRSPRRPCFLALPVLLLVLLGAVLPAPAAASSGKALGGWTPIKDVNDPHVQEIAQFAVSEHNKQANSALALGKVAKGETQVVSGTNYRLVLSASDGSGASAKYEALVWEKPWEKFRQLTSFKKLVNS
- the LOC135634138 gene encoding U-box domain-containing protein 4-like → MVSLADPSRSPSASAARIQRSLGRSMRTIRSNLYRDDPPPDTPLAARSAAVSENLTDSVVDFQLRELAVGPLLPSDSKSAASSANSMAELLELSRDFSDCSSISYDISGELQRLASIPPTKAPLSPAVPGPGDLEALGLGFGSLSSSSEALESASLESVKPAVRACVEGMGSPSPETQLAAAAGIRLLAKHRSDFRALIGASGAIPALVPLLKSNDPATQESAVTAILNISLEEANKRSITAAGAIKPLVYALRTGTAVTKQNAACALLSLSTIEENRATIGACGAIPQLVALLMDGTTRGKKDALTTLYKLCSTPRNKERAVSAGAVPLLVELVGERCGGTAEKALVVLGTLAAIPEGREAMVEAGAIPVLVEAMEAGPTRGKEFAVQALLQLCADSTRNRGLLIREGAIPPLVALSYSGSSRSKHKAEILLGYLREQQR